In Larimichthys crocea isolate SSNF chromosome XXII, L_crocea_2.0, whole genome shotgun sequence, the genomic stretch ACATCACCTCATATTGGTTTCCTGAACATCACATTGAGTTTTCATGccaattatttcttttttttgccttgcaGACATAAAGAAATGTCGATGGAAACACATCCTGAGTGCATGCCTGTGCGTGTTTCTTATCCTGGCAGTGGCCGGCCTCCTGCTCTGGTACTTCTGTAAGTATATAAGAAGATCTTTGACGATCATCTCAGCAGATTCCTTTGTGCTCTTACATGTGTGCTGTATacatctctctgtgtttgcagtatATTTCCAGTGTTTACTGGGAAAGTCGTGCAGGAGTGGCGGGAAGTGTCTCAGTCGCTCCCAGTGGTGTGACGGTGTTAAGGACTGTTCTCATGGAGAGGATGAATCTCAGTGCTGTAAGAccaacatcacacaaacacagagacagtatCCGCCTGAAGTAAACAGCATGGTGGCTAAATGGTATTGTTCTCTCTGCTTCACAGTCCGCCTCCACGGGACCAACTTCATCCTGCAAAGTTACTCATCTGACAGCGAGAAGTGGATGCCGGTGTGCGCTGAAAACTGGGACGACAACTATGGGAGAGCTGTGTGTCAGCAGATAGGGTACCAGAGGTGCTGATTGTCTTCTTCACTATTATTCATGTCCCCCTTTTGCagagtgttttctttctgccgTATTTAAGTCAACACATACAGCCAGAGCTTATATTGCTGCTTGTACCTCACAGGTATTCAGTGTTTTCCCCAAAGGAAACATCTCTGatcacatgttttctttctttctttctttctccctgtgtCCGTTCCACAGGCAGGATTATGCGTACTCCGCTGAAGCCAGTGCAGGTTCGATGGCCTCGAAGGGATACATGAAGCTGAAGCCTGGAAGTGACCACGGATCACGTTTACAGTCACAGCTCGCTTACAGGTAACACGGTCCCTCTGCATCACTGGATAATAATGTTATACACAGTCTCATAGTGCCACAGTTGTTTGATTCCCACCCAATCAATCTTATTAAACTCTATAAATTAACTgcctgtgttttgtatttgccATCCTCTGCAGCCAAACCTGCTCAGCCCAAGCTGTCAAACTTCACTGCATTGGTAAGCTACTACACCGCTGAAATATGTATGAATTTAGGAGATATGTGCAGTGTATATTTATCCAGACTTCCTGTGTGCCCCCACCCTCAGATTGTGGAGAGAGTTCAGCAGCCCCCAGCACTCGTATTGTGGGTGGTACAGCAGCAGTAAATGGAGCCTGGCCGTGGCAGGTCAGTCTCCAGATTCGTGGTCGACATATTTGTGGAGGCTCCATTATCAGCCCTTACTGGATTCTCTCTGCTGCACACTGCTTCCAAACGTAAGTACCTATTCTTTGCACCATTAAGGTCCTTCACTTGTTTTTTACTGTCAGGAAAGAgatttgtgtttgctgtgtttgacTATTTTACCTCATGGCAGGTACAACAATCCTGACATGTGGCTGGTTTACTCTGGCGACGTGCGCTTGTCACGGTTGGCGTACGATGTTGGCACAGCGGTTGAACAAATCATTAATCACAAGGACTATAACCGAAACACTAATGACAATGACGTTGCTCTTCTAAAGCTCCACACGCCTCTGACATTTTCAGGTAGGCACTAGCCGGTAAAACTCATTCTTTAGGAACATGAATTATGAGTTCTTGTGATTTCTACATTGATGATGTCAACATACACGTTTATGTCTC encodes the following:
- the tmprss2 gene encoding transmembrane protease serine 2; the encoded protein is MYNNQRPPVYDNRAFQQEEGRPPPYAQHKGLYPSLPQQIPSYVAVSPTTINTHQTGTPGMPQNTGQKKDIKKCRWKHILSACLCVFLILAVAGLLLWYFLYFQCLLGKSCRSGGKCLSRSQWCDGVKDCSHGEDESQCFRLHGTNFILQSYSSDSEKWMPVCAENWDDNYGRAVCQQIGYQRQDYAYSAEASAGSMASKGYMKLKPGSDHGSRLQSQLAYSQTCSAQAVKLHCIDCGESSAAPSTRIVGGTAAVNGAWPWQVSLQIRGRHICGGSIISPYWILSAAHCFQTYNNPDMWLVYSGDVRLSRLAYDVGTAVEQIINHKDYNRNTNDNDVALLKLHTPLTFSATVKPVCLPNVGVDLSAERQAWITGWGALRSSGRSPDTLNQAQVTIYSRETCNRPDVLNGEVTKAMICAGKLQGGVDTCQGDSGGPLVVKEGNVWWLVGDTSWGIGCAWENKPGVYGNVTYFIDWVYKQMQNE